One part of the Raphanus sativus cultivar WK10039 chromosome 7, ASM80110v3, whole genome shotgun sequence genome encodes these proteins:
- the LOC108816453 gene encoding cytosolic sulfotransferase 18-like → MSIRNTCPPMAIESVTDTTVRNDDETETESTEFEKNQKRYQDLISTFPHVKGWRLKDPLIGYCGHWWIQPILEGSLYAQEFFQARPNDILICSYPKTGSTWLKSLTFAIANRSRLEGSTNPLLKRNPHELIPFIEIEFPLFPQVDGLKDKGNTLFSTHMPYKSLPDSVVKSGCKMVYIWRDPKDTFISLWHFFQKKRSESGPLNGLEESFDMFCKGISAYGPYLDHVLGYWKAHQENPDQILFLRYETLSADPLHHVKRLAEFMGYGFTDEEEKNGVVEKVVNFCSFESLKNLEVNKGDKEREDHPSPFTKSAYFRKGKTGDWENYLTPDRAARMDGLMEEKFKGTGLLENGK, encoded by the coding sequence ATGTCTATCAGAAATACATGTCCTCCAATGGCAATAGAAAGCGTAACCGACACTACAGTGCGAAACGATGACGAGACCGAGACAGAGTCAACAGAGTTCGAGAAGAATCAGAAACGGTACCAAGACCTGATCTCCACGTTTCCTCACGTGAAAGGCTGGAGGCTTAAAGATCCCCTGATTGGATACTGTGGTCATTGGTGGATACAGCCTATCCTCGAAGGTTCCCTTTACGCCCAAGAGTTCTTCCAAGCGCGACCCAATGACATCCTCATTTGTAGCTACCCAAAGACAGGTTCTACTTGGCTCAAATCACTAACATTCGCAATAGCCAATCGATCTCGCTTAGAAGGTTCCACAAACCCTCTACTAAAACGTAACCCTCACGAACTTATTCCTTTTATTGAGATCGAGTTCCCTTTGTTCCCTCAAGTTGATGGTCTCAAAGACAAAGGAAACACTCTGTTCTCAACTCATATGCCATACAAGTCACTACCCGATTCGGTTGTGAAATCGGGTTGTAAGATGGTTTACATCTGGAGAGACCCAAAGGACACTTTCATCTCCTTGTGGCATTTCTTCCAAAAGAAAAGGTCCGAAAGTGGCCCGCTCAATGGTCTTGAGGAGTCTTTTGATATGTTTTGTAAAGGCATTTCTGCGTATGGTCCTTATCTTGATCATGTCTTAGGTTATTGGAAAGCTCACCAAGAGAATCCGGATCAGATTTTGTTCCTTAGGTATGAGACTTTGAGTGCTGATCCTTTGCATCATGTGAAGAGATTGGCTGAGTTCATGGGTTATGGATTcacagatgaggaagagaaGAATGGGGTTGTTGAGAAAGTTGTGAATTTTTGCAGTTTCGAGTCGTTGAAGAACCTTGAAGTTAACAAAGGAGATAAGGAGAGGGAAGATCATCCTTCTCCGTTCACAAAGAGCGCGTATTTCAGGAAAGGAAAGACCGGAGATTGGGAAAATTATCTGACACCAGATAGGGCAGCTCGTATGGATGGGTTAATGGAAGAGAAATTTAAGGGTACTGGTTTGCTTGAAAATGGTAAATGA
- the LOC108814930 gene encoding cytosolic sulfotransferase 18-like, which yields MRGLVGLLRQGPNSMFVSDPLGPIEGSFYAQDFFQARPSDFLICSYPKSGSTWLKSLTFTIANRSRFDDSTNPLLKHNPHELIPFIEIQFPQFPNIDVLQDKRNHLFSTHMPHDFLPDSVVKSGCKMVYIWRDPKDTFISRWSFFQKQRFEHGPLNSLEECFDMFCKGFCAYGPYLDHVLGYWKAHQENPDKILFLKYETVRADPLPYVKRLVEFMGYGFTAEEEKSGVVEKVVNLCSFETMKNLEANKGDKEREDHPSPYTNSAYFRKGKTVDWVNYLTRDMAARMDGIMEEKFKGTGLLENGK from the coding sequence ATGAGAGGCTTGGTGGGCTTGTTGCGACAAGGGCCCAATAGCATGTTTGTTTCTGATCCGTTGGGTCCAATAGAAGGTTCCTTTTACGCGCAAGACTTCTTCCAAGCGCGGCCCAGTGACTTCCTCATTTGTAGCTACCCAAAGTCAGGGTCTACTTGGCTCAAGTCACTAACATTCACGATAGCCAATCGATCTCGCTTCGACGATTCCACGAACCCTCTCTTAAAACACAACCCTCATGAGCTTATTCCTTTCATTGAGATCCAGTTCCCTCAGTTCCCTAACATTGATGTTCTCCAAGACAAAAGGAACCATCTTTTTTCAACCCATATGCCACACGATTTCTTACCCGATTCGGTTGTGAAGTCGGGTTGTAAGATGGTTTACATCTGGAGAGACCCAAAGGACACTTTCATCTCCAGGTGGAGTTTCTTCCAAAAGCAAAGGTTTGAACATGGCCCGCTCAATAGTCTTGAGGAGTGTTTTGATATGTTCTGTAAAGGTTTTTGTGCGTACGGTCCTTATCTTGATCATGTCCTGGGATATTGGAAAGCTCACCAAGAGAATCCAGATAAGATTTTGTTCCTCAAGTACGAGACTGTGAGAGCTGATCCTTTGCCTTATGTGAAGAGATTGGTTGAGTTCATGGGTTATGGATTCACAGCTGAGGAAGAGAAGAGTGGGGTTGTTGAGAAAGTTGTGAATCTTTGCAGCTTCGAGACAATGAAGAATCTTGAAGCTAACAAAGGAGATAAGGAGAGAGAAGATCATCCTTCTCCTTATACAAATAGCGCGTATTTCAGGAAAGGAAAAACCGTAGATTGGGTGAATTATCTGACTCGAGACATGGCAGCTCGTATGGATGGAATAATGGAAGAGAAATTCAAGGGTACTGGTTTGCTTGAAAATGGTAAATGA
- the LOC108816052 gene encoding cytosolic sulfotransferase 18-like codes for MATETVADTTVQNHDETESTEFEKNRKRYQDLISTLPHVEGWRPKSPLISYAGHWWIQPFLEGSLYAQEFFQARPNDFLVCSYPKTGSTWLKSLTFAIANRSRFSDSTNPLITHNPHELIPFIEIEFPLFPHIDVLQDQGNTLFSTHMPHDFLPDSVVKSGCKMVYIWRDPKDTFISFWSFIQKQRSTRGGPLNSLEECFDMFCQGISGEGPYLDHVLGYWKAHQENPEKILFLKYETVRADPLPYVKRLAEFMGYGFTAEEEKNRVVEKVVNLCSFDTMKNLEANKRNKEREDHPSPYTNDMYFRKGKTGDWENYLTADMAARMDGIMEEKFKGTGLLENGK; via the coding sequence ATGGCAACAGAAACCGTAGCGGACACAACCGTGCAAAACCATGACGAGACCGAGTCAACAGAGTTCGAGAAGAATCGGAAACGGTACCAAGACTTGATCTCCACGTTGCCTCACGTGGAAGGATGGAGGCCGAAATCTCCCCTAATTTCATACGCTGGTCATTGGTGGATACAGCCTTTCCTTGAAGGTTCCCTTTACGCGCAAGAGTTCTTCCAAGCGCGACCCAATGACTTCCTCGTGTGTAGCTACCCAAAAACAGGTTCTACTTGGCTCAAATCACTAACATTCGCAATAGCCAATCGGTCTCGCTTCAGCGACTCCACGAACCCTCTCATCACACATAACCCTCACGAGCTTATTCCTTTCATTGAGATCGAGTTCCCTTTGTTCCCTCACATTGATGTTCTCCAAGACCAAGGGAACACTCTGTTCTCAACTCATATGCCGCACGATTTCTTACCCGACTCGGTTGTGAAATCGGGTTGTAAGATGGTTTACATCTGGAGAGACCCAAAAGACACTTTCATCTCCTTTTGGAGTTTCATCCAAAAGCAAAGGTCAACTCGTGGTGGCCCGCTCAATAGTCTTGAAGAGTGTTTTGATATGTTCTGTCAAGGTATTTCTGGAGAAGGTCCTTATCTTGATCACGTCTTAGGTTATTGGAAAGCTCACCAAGAGAATCCTGAAAAGATTTTGTTCCTTAAGTACGAGACTGTGAGGGCTGATCCTTTGCCTTATGTGAAGAGATTGGCTGAGTTCATGGGTTATGGATTCACAGCGGAGGAAGAGAAGAATCGGGTTGTCGAGAAAGTTGTAAATCTCTGCAGCTTCGACACAATGAAGAATCTTGAAGCTAACAAAAGAAATAAGGAGAGAGAAGATCATCCTTCTCCATATACAAACGACATGTATTTCAGGAAAGGAAAGACCGGAGATTGGGAAAATTATCTGACTGCAGACATGGCAGCTCGTATGGATGGGATAATGGAAGAGAAATTCAAGGGTACTGGTTTGCTTGAAAATGGTAAATGA
- the LOC108816407 gene encoding cytosolic sulfotransferase 18-like → MATKTVTDTTVPNHDETEKEATEFEKHRKRYQDLISTLPHVKGWRPKAPFIKYCGHWWIQPILEGSLYAREFFQARPSDFLVCSYPKTGTTWLKSLTFAIANRSRFEDSTNPLLKRNPHELVPFIEIEFPLFPHIDVLQDKGNTLFATHLPHELLPDSVVKSGCKMVYIWRDPKDTFISVWHFYQKNRSESGSLNGLEECFDMFCQGISGEGPYLDHVLGYWKAHQENPDTILFLKYETVRADPLPYVTRLAEFMGYGFTAEEEKNGVVEKVVNLCSFETMKNLEANKGDKEREDHPSTYVNSAFFRKGKIGDWENYLTQDMAARMDGIMEEKFKGTGLLENCK, encoded by the coding sequence ATGGCAACAAAAACCGTAACCGACACTACCGTGCCAAACCATGACGAGACCGAGAAAGAGGCAACAGAGTTCGAGAAGCATCGGAAACGGTACCAAGACCTGATCTCCACGTTGCCTCACGTGAAAGGCTGGAGGCCCAAAGCTCCCTTTATCAAGTACTGTGGTCACTGGTGGATACAGCCTATCCTTGAAGGTTCTCTTTACGCACGAGAGTTCTTCCAAGCTCGACCTAGTGACTTCCTCGTCTGTAGCTACCCGAAGACAGGTACCACTTGGCTCAAATCACTAACATTCGCAATAGCCAATCGATCTCGCTTCGAAGATTCCACAAACCCTCTCCTCAAACGTAACCCTCACGAGCTTGTTCCTTTCATTGAGATCGAGTTCCCTCTGTTCCCTCACATTGATGTTCTCCAAGACAAAGGGAACACTCTGTTTGCAACTCATTTGCCACATGAGTTATTACCTGATTCGGTCGTGAAGTCGGGTTGTAAGATGGTTTACATATGGAGAGACCCAAAGGACACCTTCATCTCCGTGTGGCATTTCTACCAAAAGAATAGGTCAGAAAGTGGCTCGCTCAATGGTCTTGAGGAGTGTTTTGATATGTTCTGCCAAGGTATTTCCGGGGAAGGTCCTTATCTTGATCATGTCTTAGGTTATTGGAAAGCTCACCAAGAGAATCCAGATACGATTTTGTTCCTTAAGTACGAGACTGTGAGAGCTGATCCTTTGCCTTATGTGACGAGATTGGCTGAGTTCATGGGTTATGGGTTCACAGCTGAGGAAGAGAAGAATGGGGTTGTTGAGAAAGTTGTAAATCTTTGCAGCTTCGAGACAATGAAGAATCTTGAAGCTAACAAAGGAGATAAGGAGAGAGAAGACCATCCTTCTACTTATGTAAACAGCGCGTTTTTTAGGAAAGGAAAGATCGGAGACTGGGAGAATTATCTGACTCAAGACATGGCAGCTCGTATGGATGGGATAATGGAAGAGAAATTCAAGGGTACTGGTTTGCTTGAAAATTGTAAATGA
- the LOC108816227 gene encoding uncharacterized protein LOC108816227 isoform X5: MLWHFIQDQDLQLIREAKWRQEMSEREATSVSKTFKHPRLMVFHGAWRKMLLRKESCLNMKYGVEEIMWQMYTGELSPEQEKTIEEILKGLVKSEWRNESNKRRSHNEQRIAKVMN; the protein is encoded by the exons ATGCTCTGGCATTTCATACAG GATCAAGACTTGCAATTAATAAGAGAAGCTAAGTGGAGACAGGAGATGTCGGAACGAGAAGCCACTTCGGTGAGCAAGACATTCAAGCATCCACGGTTGATGGTATTTCATGGGGCATGGAGGAAGATGCTACTGAGGAAAGAGAG TTGTCTAAACATGAAGTATGGTGTTGAAGAAATCATGTGGCAAATGTATACAGGAGAACTCTCACCAGAGCAAGAAAAAACTATTGAGGAGATATTGAAAGGGTTGGTTAAG AGTGAGTGGAGAAATGAGAGCAACAAACGCAGATCGCATAATGAGCAGAGAATCGCCAAG GTAATGAATTAG
- the LOC108816227 gene encoding uncharacterized protein LOC108816227 isoform X4, whose product MLWHFIQDQDLQLIREAKWRQEMSEREATSVSKTFKHPRLMVFHGAWRKMLLRKESCLNMKYGVEEIMWQMYTGELSPEQEKTIEEILKGLVKSEWRNESNKRRSHNEQRIAKFLETEC is encoded by the exons ATGCTCTGGCATTTCATACAG GATCAAGACTTGCAATTAATAAGAGAAGCTAAGTGGAGACAGGAGATGTCGGAACGAGAAGCCACTTCGGTGAGCAAGACATTCAAGCATCCACGGTTGATGGTATTTCATGGGGCATGGAGGAAGATGCTACTGAGGAAAGAGAG TTGTCTAAACATGAAGTATGGTGTTGAAGAAATCATGTGGCAAATGTATACAGGAGAACTCTCACCAGAGCAAGAAAAAACTATTGAGGAGATATTGAAAGGGTTGGTTAAG AGTGAGTGGAGAAATGAGAGCAACAAACGCAGATCGCATAATGAGCAGAGAATCGCCAAG TTCTTGGAAACGGAGTGCTAA
- the LOC108816227 gene encoding uncharacterized protein LOC108816227 isoform X1 encodes MLWHFIQDQDLQLIREAKWRQEMSEREATSVSKTFKHPRLMVFHGAWRKMLLRKESCLNMKYGVEEIMWQMYTGELSPEQEKTIEEILKGLVKIGHMKKEIAPTLAKYISQSEWRNESNKRRSHNEQRIAKVTFDVDFCEVAAWSI; translated from the exons ATGCTCTGGCATTTCATACAG GATCAAGACTTGCAATTAATAAGAGAAGCTAAGTGGAGACAGGAGATGTCGGAACGAGAAGCCACTTCGGTGAGCAAGACATTCAAGCATCCACGGTTGATGGTATTTCATGGGGCATGGAGGAAGATGCTACTGAGGAAAGAGAG TTGTCTAAACATGAAGTATGGTGTTGAAGAAATCATGTGGCAAATGTATACAGGAGAACTCTCACCAGAGCAAGAAAAAACTATTGAGGAGATATTGAAAGGGTTGGTTAAG ATTGGCCATATGAAGAAAGAAATTGCTCCTACTTTAGCTAAATATATTTCTCAGAGTGAGTGGAGAAATGAGAGCAACAAACGCAGATCGCATAATGAGCAGAGAATCGCCAAGGTAACCTTTGATGTTGATTTTTGTGAAGTAGCAGCTTGGTCCATATGA
- the LOC108816227 gene encoding uncharacterized protein LOC108816227 isoform X3 codes for MLWHFIQDQDLQLIREAKWRQEMSEREATSVSKTFKHPRLMVFHGAWRKMLLRKESCLNMKYGVEEIMWQMYTGELSPEQEKTIEEILKGLVKIGHMKKEIAPTLAKYISQSEWRNESNKRRSHNEQRIAKVMN; via the exons ATGCTCTGGCATTTCATACAG GATCAAGACTTGCAATTAATAAGAGAAGCTAAGTGGAGACAGGAGATGTCGGAACGAGAAGCCACTTCGGTGAGCAAGACATTCAAGCATCCACGGTTGATGGTATTTCATGGGGCATGGAGGAAGATGCTACTGAGGAAAGAGAG TTGTCTAAACATGAAGTATGGTGTTGAAGAAATCATGTGGCAAATGTATACAGGAGAACTCTCACCAGAGCAAGAAAAAACTATTGAGGAGATATTGAAAGGGTTGGTTAAG ATTGGCCATATGAAGAAAGAAATTGCTCCTACTTTAGCTAAATATATTTCTCAGAGTGAGTGGAGAAATGAGAGCAACAAACGCAGATCGCATAATGAGCAGAGAATCGCCAAG GTAATGAATTAG
- the LOC108816227 gene encoding uncharacterized protein LOC108816227 isoform X2: MLWHFIQDQDLQLIREAKWRQEMSEREATSVSKTFKHPRLMVFHGAWRKMLLRKESCLNMKYGVEEIMWQMYTGELSPEQEKTIEEILKGLVKIGHMKKEIAPTLAKYISQSEWRNESNKRRSHNEQRIAKFLETEC, translated from the exons ATGCTCTGGCATTTCATACAG GATCAAGACTTGCAATTAATAAGAGAAGCTAAGTGGAGACAGGAGATGTCGGAACGAGAAGCCACTTCGGTGAGCAAGACATTCAAGCATCCACGGTTGATGGTATTTCATGGGGCATGGAGGAAGATGCTACTGAGGAAAGAGAG TTGTCTAAACATGAAGTATGGTGTTGAAGAAATCATGTGGCAAATGTATACAGGAGAACTCTCACCAGAGCAAGAAAAAACTATTGAGGAGATATTGAAAGGGTTGGTTAAG ATTGGCCATATGAAGAAAGAAATTGCTCCTACTTTAGCTAAATATATTTCTCAGAGTGAGTGGAGAAATGAGAGCAACAAACGCAGATCGCATAATGAGCAGAGAATCGCCAAG TTCTTGGAAACGGAGTGCTAA
- the LOC108815833 gene encoding uncharacterized protein LOC108815833, with the protein MESLFAVSVSASPPPSEPPDPDLDVAFPVEPPPPPVPPDPPPVVYLSVSTVFIASLAAVTPVVRFSGDSWRASSNGTAVHFVPYRCVSPPPCLRSDRNSSLTIDLHRKSHLIPPQPLPVPSIPDALDLCFFNTDVRGIPHLTRVIDLVLCRFESLYSHRSYSISAAVKLTYDSGGRIYLGEDSPRVICTLPLLVIHITPYLKGEPLPDSSAASSTLGCLVSSDSESFSVRRRPTQSKHEMGFIKSYLDLANPTWLTCPHLLLLVSQPISKWAVRLGPEDATDIVSMIFRGADWILTSRFKVTKSQVSGAVVILVSTHSSIASSSLSFYLRGFSTFMLYVFVLVFVGVWLNSLFICSSNV; encoded by the exons ATGGAGTCTCTATTTGCTGTCTCAGTTTCTGCTTCCCCACCGCCCTCAGAGCCACCAGATCCGGACCTCGATGTAGCTTTTCCGGTGGAACCTCCTCCCCCTCCAGTCCCTCCCGACCCTCCGCCGGTTGTCTATCTTTCCGTTTCTACTGTGTTTATTGCTTCTTTGGCCGCTGTAACTCCCGTTGTCCGCTTCTCTGGGGATTCCTGGAGGGCTTCTTCAAACGGCACCGCTGTTCACTTTGTTCCCTACCGCTGCGTCTCTCCTCCACCTTGCTTGAGATCTGATAGAAACAGCTCGCTAACCATAGATCTGCACCGGAAATCCCATCTCATCCCACCGCAGCCACTTCCCGTTCCCTCCATCCCCGATGCTTTAGATTTATGCTTTTTTAACACCGATGTTCGTGGGATTCCACACCTAACACGGGTTATAGATCTGGTTCTTTGTCGATTTGAAAGCTTGTATTCACACCGCTCCTACTCCATATCTGCCGCCGTCAAGCTCACCTACGATTCTGGTGGTCGGATATATCTCGGTGAGGATTCTCCCCGTGTTATATGTACCCTTCCGCTGCTCGTTATCCATATCACACCGTATTTGAAGGGTGAACCTCTACCGGACTCATCCGCCGCCTCGTCCACTCTCGGCTGTCTCGTCTCCTCAGACTCTGAGTCCTTCTCTGTCCGACGGAGACCGACCCAGTCCAAACACGAGATGGGCTTCATCAAATCCTATTTGGACTTGGCAAACCCAACATGGCTCACATGCCCCCATCTCCTGCTACTTGTTTCACAGCCCATTTCAAAGTGGG CGGTCCGTTTGGGGCCTGAAGATGCAACGGATATTGTCTCGATGATATTCCGAGGTGCGGATTGGATCTTAACGTCACGATTCAAAGTGACTAAATCTCAAGTCTCCGGCGCTGTCGTGATACTTGTTTCGACGCACTCGAGCATTGCTTCGAGTTCGCTGTCATTCTATCTTAGAGGTTTCTCTACTTTTATGTTGTATGTTTTTGTGTTAGTCTTTGTTGGAGTTTGGTTAAATTCCCTCTTTATTTGTAGTTCGAATGTTTGA
- the LOC108817080 gene encoding receptor-like protein 15: MSVYISDPFRMAYLSDTPYDIEFATKHRYDAYRGGILNYLYGLDLSENELTGEIPSGLGDLLKLRALNLSHNYLSGVVPATFSGIKNLESLDLSFNRLRGMIPPQLTELSSLAVFNVSFNNLSGAIPQGKQFNTFETQSYLGNLFLCGQPTNTSCNGGTSQALDNGVKDDDGQIDMVIFYWSSAATYVTVLIGLFASLSFDSPWSRFWFSSKC; the protein is encoded by the coding sequence ATGTCGGTGTATATTTCGGATCCGTTTAGAATGGCCTACCTGTCAGACACTCCGTATGATATTGAATTTGCAACAAAACATAGGTATGATGCATACAGAGGAGGAATTCTCAACTACTTGTATGGACTCGATCTCTCGGAAAATGAGCTCACCGGTGAGATCCCTTCAGGGCTTGGAGATCTTCTGAAACTAAGAGCTCTCAATCTTTCTCACAACTACTTATCAGGAGTGGTACCAGCGACCTTTTCAGGTATAAAGAATTTGGAAAGCCTTGATCTTTCTTTCAACAGATTACGTGGCATGATCCCACCACAGCTAACAGAGCTAAGCAGTCTAGCGGTCTTCAACGTCTCATTCAACAACTTGTCAGGAGCCATTCCACAGGGAAAACAGTTTAACACGTTTGAAACACAAAGCTACTTAGGAAATCTTTTCCTCTGTGGACAACCAACCAACACAAGCTGTAACGGTGGAACCTCTCAAGCATTGGATAATGGAGTGAAGGACGATGATGGTCAAATCGACATGGTAATTTTCTACTGGAGTTCTGCTGCAACCTACGTGACAGTACTTATTGGACTATTCGCATCACTGTCTTTTGATTCCCCTTGGAGCAGATTTTGGTTCTCCAGTAAATGTTAA